The genomic window AAACTGGGAAACAGCGTTGGTGGGGTAATCGTCAGTCGGCGCTGGCCGGTGTGGCCTCGTCGCTGGGCGATCGGCTGCGGAACACGCCCTGGGCGTAGGCGCCGATGAACATCCCGGCGATCGCCCAGAGGATCGTGAAGTTACCGATGCCGACGCTGGCGTAGGCGGCGCCCGGGCAGATGCCGGAGAGCCCCCAGCCGACGCCGAAGATGGCGCCGCCGACGAGCACGTTCCGGTCGAAGGGCTTGAGCCGGCGCTCGAAGTCGTCGCCGGACAGGACCGCCTGGCCGAGCAGTCGCGGCGCCAGGAAGTACGTGACGCC from Salinarchaeum sp. Harcht-Bsk1 includes these protein-coding regions:
- a CDS encoding YeeE/YedE family protein, producing MAGSASQRHPLFAPLVILGGLIFGFGLAYSHMARPEVVLDFLQFEDFGLVFVMFGGAAVTGVTYFLAPRLLGQAVLSGDDFERRLKPFDRNVLVGGAIFGVGWGLSGICPGAAYASVGIGNFTILWAIAGMFIGAYAQGVFRSRSPSDEATPASAD